The Staphylococcus carnosus genome has a segment encoding these proteins:
- a CDS encoding TetR/AcrR family transcriptional regulator — protein sequence MHNKRVKLEKSGTQEWVFQSLMLLLEKENFDKITITKICDKAGINRSTFYRNYENKEDIVIKQLETDLGCITQMIENGSSENEVYHYVFTNCTYVLEVMELGLYNVVLKYLTRVQFRILNMDGIYINSPKDRLITTYHLAGIINMFLNWLHPENHIPAEQFIEVLKKTSWTY from the coding sequence TTGCACAATAAAAGAGTGAAATTAGAAAAGAGCGGTACACAAGAATGGGTTTTCCAATCCTTAATGCTCTTACTAGAAAAAGAAAACTTCGACAAAATTACTATTACAAAGATCTGTGACAAAGCCGGCATCAACCGTTCTACTTTTTACCGCAATTATGAAAACAAAGAGGATATTGTCATCAAACAATTAGAAACAGATTTAGGGTGTATTACTCAAATGATTGAAAATGGCAGTAGTGAAAATGAGGTTTATCATTATGTATTTACAAATTGTACGTATGTATTAGAAGTGATGGAACTGGGTCTCTATAATGTAGTGTTGAAATATCTTACACGGGTTCAATTTCGTATACTCAACATGGACGGCATTTATATTAACAGCCCAAAAGATAGATTAATTACTACTTATCATTTAGCTGGTATCATCAATATGTTTCTAAACTGGTTACATCCTGAAAATCATATTCCAGCAGAACAGTTTATTGAAGTATTAAAAAAAACAAGTTGGACATATTAA
- a CDS encoding fibronectin type III-like domain-contianing protein: MSVAFPFGHGLSYTDFEYTDSNVKVDNDKDQIQIDVTVKNIGEVQGAEVVQIYLQNRASNIEMAAKELKSFERVELEAGESKTVKLVIPFERLKWFNPQTSLWQIDNGDYTVHVGSSVNDIHSQHDFEITSIDEPPIQLSLDSSLKDIIDLQDTLSHEIDEFGFDQMIYKMTSEPNLRVLAEPAPIRMLVMFGLKLSDLVKFVEKCNVRLKTGE; the protein is encoded by the coding sequence ATGTCGGTTGCTTTCCCATTCGGTCATGGTTTGAGTTATACAGATTTTGAATATACAGACAGCAATGTAAAAGTTGATAATGACAAAGATCAAATTCAAATCGATGTGACTGTAAAAAATATAGGGGAAGTACAAGGTGCTGAAGTAGTTCAAATCTATTTACAAAATCGTGCGAGCAACATTGAGATGGCAGCGAAAGAATTGAAGTCATTTGAAAGAGTGGAATTAGAAGCAGGTGAAAGCAAAACAGTTAAACTTGTGATTCCATTCGAACGCTTGAAGTGGTTTAATCCTCAAACGAGCTTGTGGCAAATTGATAATGGTGATTATACTGTGCATGTTGGCAGCTCAGTTAATGATATCCATTCACAGCATGATTTTGAAATTACAAGTATTGATGAACCGCCAATCCAATTATCATTAGATTCATCATTGAAAGATATCATCGATCTTCAAGATACATTATCTCATGAAATTGATGAATTCGGTTTTGACCAAATGATTTATAAGATGACGAGTGAACCTAACTTACGTGTACTTGCGGAACCAGCTCCTATACGTATGCTCGTGATGTTCGGCTTGAAATTGAGTGATTTAGTGAAATTTGTAGAGAAATGTAATGTGAGATTGAAAACGGGAGAATGA
- a CDS encoding mechanosensitive ion channel family protein, whose protein sequence is MIEQITSYIENLFKGAFDGQNLSHKIIFTIVILLVTFWLHYIVTKYLVQRATNAKRFTLVLKSIRQFIWFIAIVCILGIWINAANSVIVVALLIVGLVAFSLKNLAMEIVGYFLLMNRRLFKMYDRIEISGHLGDVIKISPLHFKIAERGNYLSTEGATGKIITIPNHVLLEEPITNYSAASHINWYEVDYNLAIDSDWQTAVSICEKALDDYMEDFLSHYSEEQLQRIKAKISLFDGKLDYKVHLLIDKDMAVLSCYFPSDYPKASDVKSELNKRILPLLNAEASIELIGERIHIEMDN, encoded by the coding sequence TTGATTGAACAAATTACATCCTATATCGAAAACCTGTTTAAAGGTGCATTTGACGGCCAAAATTTATCACATAAAATTATCTTTACGATTGTTATTTTACTTGTAACCTTTTGGCTGCATTACATCGTTACAAAATATTTAGTGCAACGCGCTACAAATGCCAAGCGCTTTACCCTCGTATTGAAAAGTATCCGCCAGTTTATTTGGTTTATTGCCATTGTATGTATTCTGGGCATTTGGATTAATGCAGCTAATTCAGTTATTGTAGTCGCTTTGTTAATCGTCGGTTTGGTGGCTTTCTCATTGAAAAACCTAGCAATGGAGATTGTCGGTTATTTCTTATTAATGAATCGTCGCCTCTTTAAAATGTACGACCGTATTGAAATCAGCGGTCACCTTGGTGATGTTATCAAAATTTCACCTTTGCATTTTAAAATTGCAGAACGTGGGAATTATCTTTCAACCGAAGGTGCAACGGGTAAAATCATTACTATCCCTAATCATGTATTATTAGAAGAGCCCATTACCAATTACAGTGCCGCTTCTCATATCAACTGGTATGAAGTCGATTACAATCTAGCAATCGACAGTGATTGGCAAACAGCCGTTTCAATTTGTGAAAAAGCATTAGATGACTATATGGAAGATTTCCTATCCCATTATTCTGAAGAACAATTGCAACGTATCAAAGCAAAAATCTCATTATTCGACGGAAAATTAGATTATAAAGTCCATCTGTTAATCGATAAAGATATGGCTGTACTAAGTTGCTATTTCCCATCTGATTATCCAAAAGCCAGTGATGTAAAATCAGAATTGAACAAACGTATTTTACCGTTACTGAATGCAGAAGCCAGCATTGAACTTATAGGTGAACGTATCCACATTGAAATGGATAATTGA
- a CDS encoding sulfite exporter TauE/SafE family protein: protein MTIIHILLMLSIGVGGGFIAGLVGIGGSIIIYPAILLLPPLFGTPEYSAYIASGLTSSQVFFSTLSGSIKAIKEPDFNAPLVLYMGGGMLGGSVAGAMVANLLTTPVINAVYIGVAILALILMFIKVKPHADAGHSYNHWLLIAVGAVIGLVAGIIGAGGAFIIIPVLLAIFKLPMNTVVTNSIVIACVSAIGSFAIKLMQGYVPLGNAIFLIVGSVIFAPIGLKVGRLLPNIVQKAIISILIVIAITELIF from the coding sequence ATGACAATAATACATATATTATTAATGCTTTCAATCGGTGTAGGCGGCGGATTTATTGCGGGATTAGTCGGTATCGGAGGTTCTATCATCATCTATCCAGCGATATTATTATTACCGCCTTTATTCGGAACACCTGAATATAGTGCTTATATTGCATCTGGATTAACATCCAGCCAAGTATTCTTCAGTACATTAAGCGGTTCAATCAAAGCTATTAAAGAACCTGATTTCAATGCGCCACTGGTTTTATATATGGGTGGTGGTATGCTGGGTGGCAGTGTAGCAGGTGCCATGGTTGCCAATCTGCTGACTACACCAGTTATTAACGCTGTTTATATCGGTGTAGCAATTCTGGCTTTAATTTTGATGTTTATTAAAGTAAAACCCCACGCTGATGCTGGTCATTCATACAATCACTGGCTATTAATCGCAGTGGGTGCTGTGATTGGTTTAGTTGCAGGTATCATCGGTGCTGGTGGCGCTTTTATTATTATCCCAGTCCTGCTTGCTATTTTTAAACTGCCAATGAATACAGTCGTAACAAATAGTATCGTCATTGCTTGCGTATCTGCCATCGGATCATTTGCGATTAAATTAATGCAAGGTTATGTGCCGCTCGGCAATGCGATATTTTTAATCGTCGGCAGTGTGATATTTGCGCCGATTGGTTTAAAAGTCGGACGTCTTTTACCTAATATTGTTCAAAAAGCAATCATCAGTATTCTAATTGTAATTGCGATAACAGAATTAATTTTTTAA
- a CDS encoding CPBP family intramembrane glutamic endopeptidase, with the protein MNYELNESMKQTQKESYRKKPSLWGATFICIGLFIGGPIVLGLLVAVFVVPFIIFTHKSFSELFFSNTMMFVASMLVFPILLFFILLINKKHYHKTYESLGFYKTEWKKKYVIGAGLGIAAIVIVYLCNLIFQAVSININHGFNFGILIAVLIGYMIQGMTEEVLFRGFIMNIFSSQKGVVFGIIMSSIFFAIMHIGNPGSQFLAIINTFIFGLVFGLLFYWSNNIWLTGAAHSFWNFTMGSVLDIPVSGQRDVTSIFKTNVFNSKSFINGGTFGLEGGIIVTIFGIILCIVLWKLCQKKGLITKN; encoded by the coding sequence TTGAACTATGAACTGAATGAAAGTATGAAACAAACGCAGAAAGAGTCATATCGTAAAAAACCTTCCTTATGGGGCGCGACGTTTATTTGTATTGGATTATTTATAGGAGGTCCTATTGTTTTGGGGCTCTTAGTAGCAGTTTTTGTAGTGCCGTTTATTATTTTTACACATAAATCTTTTAGTGAGTTATTCTTTTCAAATACTATGATGTTTGTTGCTTCTATGCTCGTATTTCCGATATTATTGTTCTTTATTTTATTGATAAATAAAAAACATTACCATAAAACATACGAGTCGCTCGGGTTTTATAAAACAGAATGGAAGAAAAAATATGTAATTGGTGCAGGGTTAGGCATTGCTGCAATTGTCATTGTTTATTTATGTAATCTTATTTTTCAAGCTGTATCCATTAATATTAATCACGGCTTTAATTTTGGGATATTGATAGCAGTGTTAATTGGTTATATGATTCAAGGCATGACAGAAGAAGTCTTATTCCGCGGTTTTATTATGAATATCTTCAGCAGCCAAAAAGGCGTAGTATTCGGTATTATCATGAGTTCTATTTTCTTTGCGATAATGCACATAGGCAATCCAGGATCACAATTTCTTGCTATCATCAATACCTTTATTTTCGGTCTCGTATTCGGACTGCTTTTCTATTGGAGCAATAATATTTGGCTGACAGGTGCAGCACATAGTTTTTGGAACTTTACAATGGGCTCTGTCTTGGACATTCCGGTGAGTGGTCAAAGAGATGTCACTTCCATTTTCAAAACGAATGTCTTTAATAGTAAGTCATTCATCAATGGTGGTACTTTTGGTCTTGAAGGCGGTATTATCGTCACAATTTTTGGGATTATCTTATGCATTGTACTTTGGAAATTATGTCAGAAAAAAGGGCTTATTACTAAAAATTAA
- a CDS encoding PH domain-containing protein, with translation MILDKINPNDLFPTEQIESSVLGKMAYPMNGEIKIFEAAYVATNERLILNVDMAGEFYYRNIGYNEIQNVKLTEEALDITFEIGTFTLKDFNYEEAEQFVDYIQNK, from the coding sequence ATGATTTTAGATAAAATTAATCCAAATGACTTATTCCCGACAGAACAAATAGAAAGTTCAGTACTCGGAAAGATGGCATATCCGATGAACGGTGAGATCAAAATATTTGAAGCCGCATACGTTGCCACAAATGAACGATTAATTTTAAACGTTGATATGGCAGGCGAATTTTATTATCGTAATATCGGTTATAATGAAATTCAAAATGTGAAATTAACTGAAGAAGCTTTAGATATTACTTTCGAAATTGGAACGTTTACTCTGAAAGATTTTAATTATGAAGAGGCTGAACAATTCGTGGATTATATTCAAAACAAATAA
- a CDS encoding catalase: MSKKDESKLTGLFGRPVGDRENSMTAGPRGPVLMQDVYLLEQLAHFDREVIPERRMHAKGSGAFGTFTVTNDITEYSVASIFSEVGKQTPMFARFSTVAGERGAADAERDIRGFALKFYTDQGNWDLVGNNTPVFFFRDPKLFASLNHAVKRDPRTNMRSAQNNWDFWTSLPEALHQVTILMTDRGIPRGFRHMHGFGSHTYSLVNDQNERVWVKFHFRTQQGIENYSAEEAEQVIAKDRESSQRDLFNAIEEGNFPKWKMYIQVMTEEQARNHKDNPFDLTKVWFKDEYPLIEVGEFELNRNPDNYFMDVEQAAFAPTNIVPGIDFSPDKMLQGRLFSYGDAQRYRLGVNHWQIPVNQPQGVGVENICPFSRDGQGRFLDGNQGGKTHYYPNSTGAMESQPEYKRAPMDVVDGQAYEYNFREDDDNYFEQPGKLFRLQSPEQQERMFTNTANEMEGTTDEVKYRHIRHCYKADPDYGKGVAKALGIDINDVDLEAAD; the protein is encoded by the coding sequence ATGAGTAAAAAAGATGAATCGAAGTTAACAGGTTTATTCGGTCGTCCAGTCGGTGATCGTGAGAATTCAATGACTGCAGGACCTCGTGGGCCTGTCTTAATGCAAGATGTATATTTGTTGGAACAATTAGCACATTTTGATCGCGAAGTAATTCCAGAACGTCGTATGCATGCGAAAGGTTCAGGTGCATTCGGTACATTCACAGTAACAAACGATATCACAGAATACTCTGTCGCAAGTATTTTCTCTGAAGTCGGTAAACAAACACCAATGTTTGCACGTTTCTCTACAGTTGCAGGTGAACGAGGTGCCGCAGATGCTGAACGTGATATCCGCGGATTCGCATTAAAGTTCTATACAGACCAAGGTAACTGGGACTTAGTCGGCAATAATACGCCTGTCTTCTTCTTCCGTGATCCTAAATTGTTCGCGAGTTTAAACCATGCCGTTAAACGTGATCCACGTACAAACATGCGTAGTGCACAAAATAACTGGGACTTCTGGACTTCATTACCTGAAGCATTGCATCAAGTTACAATTTTAATGACAGACCGTGGTATTCCTAGAGGTTTCAGACATATGCATGGATTCGGTTCCCATACTTATTCTTTAGTAAATGATCAAAACGAACGTGTTTGGGTAAAATTCCATTTCCGTACACAACAAGGTATTGAAAATTATAGTGCTGAAGAAGCTGAACAAGTAATCGCAAAAGACCGCGAATCATCTCAACGTGATTTATTTAATGCGATTGAAGAAGGCAATTTCCCGAAATGGAAAATGTACATTCAAGTTATGACAGAAGAACAAGCACGCAATCACAAAGACAATCCATTCGATTTAACTAAAGTATGGTTCAAAGATGAATATCCACTTATTGAAGTCGGAGAATTTGAATTGAATCGTAACCCTGATAACTACTTTATGGATGTTGAACAAGCTGCATTCGCACCGACAAACATTGTACCAGGTATTGATTTCTCACCTGATAAAATGCTGCAAGGTCGTTTATTCTCTTATGGCGATGCACAACGTTATCGTTTAGGTGTGAACCACTGGCAAATTCCAGTCAACCAACCTCAAGGTGTAGGTGTTGAAAACATTTGCCCATTCAGCCGTGATGGTCAAGGTCGTTTCTTAGATGGCAACCAAGGCGGTAAAACACACTATTATCCTAATAGTACTGGTGCTATGGAAAGCCAACCTGAATATAAACGTGCGCCAATGGATGTTGTTGATGGTCAAGCTTATGAATATAACTTCCGCGAAGACGATGATAACTACTTCGAACAACCCGGAAAATTATTCCGTTTACAATCACCAGAACAACAAGAGCGTATGTTCACAAACACTGCAAATGAAATGGAAGGTACAACAGACGAAGTGAAATATCGTCATATCCGTCATTGCTATAAAGCTGATCCAGACTATGGTAAAGGTGTAGCAAAAGCTTTAGGCATTGATATTAATGATGTGGACTTAGAAGCAGCAGATTAA
- a CDS encoding 2,3-butanediol dehydrogenase has translation MKAAVWYGQKDVRVEERESKPLKDNEVRVKVSWTGICGTDLHEYLEGPVFIATDEPDPLLGQKAPVTLGHEFSGVVDEVGSAVTAYKKGDRVVVNPTVSKQEKEENIDLYDGYSFIGLGADGGFAHYANAPEGNVYHLPDNVSAKEGALVEPTAVAVQAIKEGEVLFGDTVAVIGAGPIGLLNIIAAKAAGASKIFAFDLSDERLEKAKEVGATYVVNSGEVDPVDFINEHTENGVDVTFEVAGVAATLAQSIDITRPRGTVVIVSIFSHPIQFDPMQLTNTGVKLTSTIAYTPTTFQQTIDLISEGNLNVKPVITDEIVLEDIVEAGFEKLVSDKSQAKILVELNGDQV, from the coding sequence ATGAAAGCAGCAGTTTGGTATGGTCAAAAGGATGTACGTGTTGAGGAACGTGAAAGTAAGCCGTTAAAAGATAATGAAGTCCGTGTGAAAGTCTCTTGGACAGGAATTTGCGGAACAGATTTACATGAATATTTAGAAGGGCCTGTTTTTATTGCGACAGATGAACCCGATCCACTTCTAGGCCAAAAAGCTCCAGTTACACTAGGTCATGAATTCTCAGGTGTAGTAGACGAAGTAGGAAGTGCTGTAACAGCTTATAAAAAAGGTGACCGTGTAGTAGTGAACCCTACAGTTTCTAAACAAGAAAAAGAAGAAAACATTGACCTTTATGATGGATATTCATTTATCGGATTAGGTGCAGATGGCGGCTTTGCGCACTATGCAAATGCACCAGAAGGAAATGTATACCATTTACCCGATAACGTATCCGCAAAAGAAGGCGCATTAGTTGAACCGACTGCAGTAGCAGTTCAAGCGATCAAAGAAGGCGAAGTACTGTTTGGAGATACAGTTGCTGTAATCGGTGCTGGTCCAATCGGATTGTTAAATATTATTGCCGCAAAAGCAGCAGGGGCAAGTAAAATCTTTGCATTTGATTTATCAGATGAACGTTTAGAAAAAGCAAAAGAAGTAGGAGCTACGTATGTAGTGAACTCAGGTGAGGTAGACCCTGTTGACTTCATTAATGAGCACACTGAAAATGGTGTAGATGTGACATTTGAAGTTGCAGGTGTGGCTGCGACTTTAGCACAATCTATTGATATTACGCGTCCTCGCGGTACTGTAGTAATTGTTTCTATTTTCAGTCACCCTATTCAGTTTGATCCTATGCAATTGACAAATACAGGTGTGAAACTGACTTCTACAATTGCATATACACCAACAACATTCCAACAAACAATTGATTTAATCAGCGAAGGCAACTTAAATGTTAAACCTGTAATAACAGATGAAATCGTATTAGAAGATATCGTTGAAGCTGGATTCGAAAAATTAGTTAGCGATAAATCTCAAGCGAAAATCTTAGTTGAATTAAACGGTGATCAAGTCTAA
- a CDS encoding M20 family metallopeptidase, giving the protein MGQTLELLETLIQFEGSNLGNANDTIDFCKEWLESNGLHPEIITNQGYKMLVCTVGNGKNRLIFNGHVDVVSGQPEQFEPKIKGDKIYGRGSVDMKAGVSAMMNAVSELQNKDLGETSVQLQLVTDEEIGGIYCSSYLTDHGYLGDFVICGEPTQLGIGYKAKGILQADLHFTGKAAHGSRPWEGENAIVKAYKAYEAILDLPFAKESDDLYDGPSINLAQIKGGEAYNVVPDACEMSIDIRYLPKQSKESILKEIQSVTDADIEIHHASIPVDNDINDPHIQLLLSSIEQTTGEPPPKVFGQHGYADTGYFMKHGVPAIEFGPSGANWHGDDEYADIQSVDTYKDILVDFAQRFSDGDTTFAREME; this is encoded by the coding sequence ATGGGACAAACATTAGAGCTACTTGAAACATTGATACAATTCGAAGGTTCGAACTTAGGAAACGCAAACGACACGATTGATTTTTGTAAAGAATGGTTGGAAAGTAATGGTTTGCATCCAGAAATAATTACAAACCAAGGGTACAAAATGTTGGTGTGTACAGTCGGCAATGGCAAGAACAGACTTATTTTTAACGGACATGTTGATGTGGTTAGCGGTCAGCCAGAACAATTCGAACCCAAAATTAAAGGTGACAAAATTTATGGACGCGGGTCAGTAGATATGAAAGCAGGCGTCAGTGCGATGATGAATGCTGTTTCAGAATTGCAGAACAAGGATTTAGGTGAGACCTCAGTACAGCTTCAACTTGTAACAGATGAAGAAATCGGAGGTATCTATTGTTCATCTTACCTTACAGATCATGGTTATCTTGGTGATTTTGTTATCTGTGGTGAACCTACGCAACTCGGTATTGGATATAAAGCAAAAGGTATTTTACAAGCAGATCTTCATTTCACAGGAAAAGCTGCACATGGCAGTCGTCCATGGGAAGGTGAAAATGCGATTGTGAAAGCATATAAAGCATACGAAGCTATCTTAGACTTGCCATTTGCTAAAGAGTCAGATGATCTTTACGATGGTCCTTCTATTAACCTGGCACAAATTAAAGGTGGCGAAGCTTATAATGTTGTTCCGGATGCATGTGAAATGTCTATTGATATTCGCTACCTCCCTAAACAGTCTAAAGAATCAATTTTAAAAGAAATTCAAAGTGTGACTGATGCAGATATAGAAATACACCACGCTTCAATTCCAGTAGATAATGATATCAATGACCCTCATATCCAATTATTGTTAAGCAGTATTGAACAAACAACAGGCGAACCGCCCCCTAAAGTATTTGGTCAACATGGATATGCTGATACAGGTTATTTCATGAAGCATGGTGTACCTGCAATAGAATTTGGTCCATCAGGTGCGAATTGGCACGGTGATGATGAATATGCTGATATTCAATCAGTAGATACGTATAAAGATATACTAGTTGATTTCGCACAAAGATTCTCTGATGGTGATACGACTTTTGCTAGAGAAATGGAGTAG
- a CDS encoding alpha/beta hydrolase, translating to MAYTNQKAWKAIEAHLPEKFHFNENYKPEEEWWNWKGHRAHLDTFRNKNADAKIILLHGVGTNGRQLSLIAGGPLSKLGYETIAIDMPTYGMTQVKKGTVVTYDDWVNLASDYIDEESQKDNRPIFLYGLSAGGMETYHVAAKNKKVKGIIGMTFLDQRKQMVRDETAHDIFMSRVGIPAAGVMRKIGLGGIKIPMKVASKMYTLVNNDDVLQVMLHDKTSAGNLATMTFLDSYGNYQPAMEPEEFDTCPLLLTQPSLDRWTPKFLSIPVLSGLKKADHEIVDLTNGGHYPVEQPALDQLVEAINQFVKKYK from the coding sequence ATGGCTTATACAAATCAAAAAGCATGGAAAGCAATCGAAGCACATTTACCTGAAAAATTTCACTTTAACGAAAACTACAAACCTGAAGAAGAATGGTGGAATTGGAAAGGACACCGTGCACATTTAGATACGTTCCGTAATAAAAATGCGGATGCTAAAATCATTTTATTACATGGTGTTGGTACAAACGGACGACAACTCTCTTTAATCGCCGGTGGTCCTTTATCTAAATTAGGTTATGAAACGATCGCAATTGATATGCCGACTTATGGTATGACCCAAGTTAAAAAAGGGACAGTAGTTACGTACGATGACTGGGTGAATCTAGCATCAGACTACATTGATGAAGAAAGCCAAAAAGATAATCGCCCTATTTTCTTATACGGACTAAGTGCAGGTGGTATGGAAACGTATCATGTTGCTGCTAAAAACAAAAAAGTAAAAGGCATTATTGGCATGACATTCTTAGATCAAAGAAAACAAATGGTACGAGATGAAACAGCCCATGACATCTTTATGAGCCGTGTCGGCATTCCGGCTGCTGGGGTAATGCGTAAAATCGGATTAGGCGGTATTAAAATTCCGATGAAAGTAGCCTCTAAGATGTATACTCTAGTAAACAATGATGATGTTTTACAAGTCATGCTGCATGATAAAACGTCAGCTGGTAATTTAGCTACAATGACTTTCTTAGATTCATATGGCAATTATCAACCAGCTATGGAACCGGAAGAATTCGATACTTGCCCTTTATTGCTGACACAACCAAGTTTAGATCGTTGGACTCCTAAATTTTTAAGCATCCCTGTACTTTCAGGTTTGAAGAAAGCGGACCATGAAATTGTAGATTTAACAAATGGCGGTCACTATCCTGTAGAACAACCGGCACTTGATCAATTGGTTGAAGCGATTAATCAGTTTGTTAAAAAGTATAAATAG
- a CDS encoding NADH:flavin oxidoreductase/NADH oxidase family protein, producing the protein MTNLLGTKLEQPNFTTKNRFYKASMSETLGDSHNSPTVSIVNLYRRWSRGGAGLLMTGNVMIDRNALGEPGNIVIEDERDLPMLKRWAQAGTQVNTELWMQINHPGKQSPKSLSKQPVAPSAIPLSGGIEGAFNPPRALTEEEILDLIKRFGNTARIAKKAGFTGVQIHAAHGYLINQFLSPHHNQRNDQWGGNAENRMRFLMEVYREMRRQVGENFPIAIKLNSADFQRGGFTEEESMQVLEAIDKAGIDLIEISGGNYENPVMFEGSNVRESSKKREAYFLDYADKARKLVKAPIVVTGGFRSAEGMEDALEGGSIDMVGIAKPFAVDPDLPNQILNGTYETIELPKITTGIKALDKKLSSVLELSWYEKQFDLMAHGKQPDMHLSVWKGLWNSIKKNGTTAFTQRRG; encoded by the coding sequence ATGACAAATTTATTAGGTACAAAATTAGAACAACCGAATTTCACAACTAAAAATCGTTTTTACAAAGCATCTATGAGCGAAACATTAGGAGATAGTCATAACAGTCCTACAGTGAGTATTGTAAATTTATATCGTCGCTGGTCTCGAGGCGGTGCTGGCTTATTGATGACAGGGAATGTCATGATTGACCGTAATGCATTAGGCGAACCTGGCAACATCGTTATTGAAGATGAGCGTGATTTACCAATGTTGAAACGGTGGGCACAAGCTGGAACACAAGTAAATACAGAACTATGGATGCAGATTAATCATCCAGGCAAACAATCTCCAAAAAGTCTATCCAAACAACCGGTAGCACCAAGTGCTATCCCATTATCAGGTGGAATTGAAGGGGCATTCAACCCACCACGTGCGTTAACAGAAGAAGAAATTTTAGATTTAATTAAACGGTTTGGCAATACTGCTCGTATTGCGAAAAAAGCAGGATTCACAGGCGTACAAATTCACGCAGCACACGGTTATTTAATCAATCAATTTTTATCTCCGCATCATAACCAACGTAATGATCAATGGGGAGGCAATGCAGAAAATCGTATGCGCTTCTTGATGGAAGTGTATCGTGAAATGCGTCGCCAAGTTGGAGAAAATTTCCCTATTGCGATTAAATTAAATTCTGCAGACTTCCAACGCGGCGGATTTACTGAAGAAGAATCAATGCAAGTGTTAGAAGCTATCGATAAAGCAGGTATTGATTTGATAGAAATTTCAGGCGGCAACTATGAAAATCCTGTCATGTTTGAAGGTAGCAACGTACGCGAAAGTTCTAAAAAACGTGAAGCTTATTTCTTAGATTATGCTGATAAAGCACGTAAATTAGTCAAAGCACCTATTGTCGTTACTGGTGGTTTCCGCTCTGCTGAAGGTATGGAAGATGCTCTTGAAGGCGGTTCTATTGATATGGTCGGCATTGCAAAACCCTTCGCAGTAGATCCTGACCTGCCAAACCAAATATTAAATGGTACTTATGAAACGATTGAATTACCTAAGATTACTACTGGAATAAAAGCACTAGATAAAAAATTGTCTTCTGTACTTGAACTAAGCTGGTATGAAAAACAATTTGATTTAATGGCACATGGCAAACAACCTGATATGCATTTGAGCGTATGGAAAGGTTTATGGAATAGTATTAAGAAAAATGGCACAACTGCTTTCACGCAAAGAAGAGGATAA
- a CDS encoding ArsR/SmtB family transcription factor produces the protein MKNPEGLQKLTNEFQECQDVLIAIGDATRQAIMMALIEIGCNEGMRVGEITEKTHLSRPAVSYHLRVLKEANVVTVEKVGTMNFYSINPENTSIKSLQKLINHMNDYIEEYYEPREEGAF, from the coding sequence ATGAAAAATCCTGAAGGATTACAAAAACTAACAAATGAGTTTCAAGAATGTCAGGATGTATTAATTGCGATTGGTGATGCAACACGCCAAGCAATTATGATGGCACTAATAGAAATCGGCTGCAATGAAGGAATGCGTGTTGGTGAAATTACAGAGAAGACACATTTATCTCGCCCAGCTGTTTCTTATCACTTACGCGTATTAAAAGAAGCTAATGTTGTAACAGTAGAAAAAGTCGGCACAATGAATTTTTATTCCATTAACCCTGAAAATACGAGTATCAAATCTTTACAAAAACTAATTAATCACATGAATGATTATATTGAAGAATATTATGAACCACGTGAAGAAGGAGCGTTTTAA